The segment CACTAGTTTGAATCATGGAACAGATAAAGTCTTATACTGGAGAGACTTCATCAAGCATTATGCGAATCCAATATCAGAATGGATCCATTTATGGCCATCAGATCCTCCAAGTTACAAGTATTtaataatcattcttcttttgCATACAAGCATTTATATGGACATTGTGATTTAGTTGGTTGTTTTTTTATACAGAGAGAAAATGGGAAGCTATGCAAAAGCAGTGAAGATATTACAGAAGCAGTTGATGGAAGTGGTTCTAGAAAGCATAGGCCTGAATGCAAATTACTTACATGATGACATTGAAGAAGGTTCTCAAGTCATGGCTGTGAACTGCTACCCGAGCTGCCCGGAGCCAGATCTTGCATTAGGGATGCCACCACACACGGATTATGGTACACTGACCATACTAAATCAAAGCCACCAAGGACTTGAAATCATGGACCAAGATAATGTATGGCATTCGGTTCCATTTCTCCAAGGTGCCCTAATAGTTCAATTGGGTGATCAGTTTGAAATTATGAGTAATGGAAGATACAAGAGTATACCTCATAGAGCAACTCTGAATTTGGAGACAAAACGCATGTCAATTGCAAGTATTCATAGTATGAAAATAGAGAAAAAGGTAGGACCAGCACCGGATCTAGTTGATGAGCAACACCCCATTGCCTACAAAGAAGGAAGCTTTCGTGAATTTCTTGATCACATCTCTAGTAAATCTTTATCAGAATGTAAGTACATCGACACGTTAAAAACATGAAAGATGGCAGATGGAAGTATGATACAGACAAGCATCAAAAGATGCCCACATAAAGATCTTGTAGGAATATGGTTATGGAAACTAAAGGAATGGTAggatatactatatatataactaatctaTCTGATGTCACTTCCCTATAGTTGTGTAAGAGAATTATTATCGGTTAGTAGTTACACTTTCATGGTTATGCATGTTAAAGACGTTAAATAAATTATCAATAAAATCATAAAGTTTCCTCTCATGTATAAATTTTGGCACTTTTTTTTTCGTCAATCATGTTACTTGTCCGTATGATGACAAAAGTTGGACCGACAGAACGTTCCAAAAGCGGAAAGCactaaatagttttttttttttttttgaatgaaaGCATTAAATAGTTTATATACGAAACCCATGTATATTCCTTTTAAGGCATGTAAGTTGGTAGAAATTTCCCTTTGTTTTCAATGTGACCTTTGGTCATACAAAACTCCAGTAGCCGCCCTCCACTTAATCATCATGCCTTTATGTTGTGGGTGACGTCTTCTGTTTATCCTTCCCTGCAGATTATAGACCTCAAGTACTTGAAGCTCTTGTTTTTTGGAGAAGCACTTGCTCCCCAATGCAAACTTCTATTCCCTCATCATTATGCTCTCCATTTAAATTACACCAAAGATGGATGCATGTTGTACAATTTAATGTTCAAGAGCATAACTAACTACAAAAGATCAAAGTCAAAActtctctttttcttttaaactaaaaaaaaaattaaccatgTTCCTGCATGCTTATGTGTCAGGAAAAAAGGTATAGATATATATAGATACAAGCAATAAAGCAGATAACGAGCAGATAAAAATGTAGATACCAGCAATATAGCAATAAAACACATACATATGCAGATACAAGCCATGAAGCGCGCTAAAGCAAAAATTAACGAGCATGTACAAGACAAGTAAAAGggatatatatacacataaataCTCAGAACCTCACAAAGAAACATTAGGCTCCCCGATGAAATTACACCATATATATTCAGTATTAATCTTTAACCCTTCCTTTATCTTCCAAATTCGTCATCCAGATATACAAGATAACATTCAACTCCCATCCTTATCTCAGATACCAAAACAATGTcatcagcaaaaaaaaaaaaaaaaaaaaaaaaatacacaccAAGGCATCCCTCCCTAAAGCTCACGAGACATCTCATCCAAAATCAAAGCAACAATGTATGAGCTAAGGTCTTCAAAAATAAACATGGAAGGTGTAAAGGGAGCAAAAACAGGACCATAATCCGCGTATTCGCCAATTTTAAATGATGTTAATGGTGGTTTAAAGAACAGACACCCAAACAGAGAAATCAACAGATAACTTTCTAAAGAATATGGATttatgaacatgaacatgatgacgatgatgatgaacaTGACTATGATTAACACAAATTATCATATGAGATTGCAAATACTCATCTCATCCTCCGTATTGTCTCCacatatatatattacttttcaTTTGGAAATTTGGGTTTGAGGGGTTAGATTATCTATCTGAAGCAACGATTTGAGTGATACATGAAATCATCTTCAAGGAAAATGAAGActaattgaaaaaaaattgatcTGGAGAAATGATGGAGTCATGTTTAGTGGAGGAAGAGATATGTATTACAAGTTGTGGCAAGAATAAGTTAATAAAGGGCAAGCTTGTAATTTACTAATGAtatacaaaattacataaattgaAATCCATCTCGTTTTTTAACCAAACATGTCAAGTAGCTTTAACTTCCTTAGATTCCAAATACATTGAAATCCAATCTTTTTGATGAACTTCAATTCCTTTCAAAACAGTCCATAAACCAAATGCCCCTCAGACttctatatataaaaaaatatcatCAAAGTCAATTTAAAATTGGGGTCATCAACTAATTCTTTAAATTTTTTTCTAATTAAATATCTTATTTAGATCACTCAGGAATTATAAAAAGCTTGACCATAGAAGGAAAAAACCTGGAAGAAGTTCCCATTTCCTTCTTGTTTGCAGATCAAAACTACTAAGCAACGGGTCTTCAGTAAGTTACCATTCCTTCTTGTTTGACCATACGATTACAAACTGTTGACTCAATGATAAACTCATGCCAATAAATCTAGTTATAAACAATCATTTTGCAAGGAGAAAACAGGAGATAACTCAACTCTTTATGAAGTTAATATgcaacaaaaaaaagaaaaacattttagtGACTAAAAGAAAATTAAGAAGTGCAATGATCAAATTGATAAATTACTAATATAGGGTTTCACTGCTGCATAATAATAGAAAATGCTCACTCAAAAGTTAAAACCAATCTTTATCTATCAAAGTGGATTGAGCTTCTTACATCTTACATGATACTCTTGGGGTGGAGTTGCTGGAAAAATAACCCTTTCAAAAAACTATTGAACCCTAACAAATCAATCTTCCTTTGACCAATGTATTAGTTACGTACTAAACTGT is part of the Lactuca sativa cultivar Salinas chromosome 7, Lsat_Salinas_v11, whole genome shotgun sequence genome and harbors:
- the LOC111905955 gene encoding flavanone 3-dioxygenase 3 → MEAKGETSDTSFTSVTTFNPKCREKIPQQYVLPPLQRPNRSLICHISTKLPIIDLSMLNHSAHRPQLINQVHAACKTLGFFQVINHGIPAAIMKDALDSAEEFFNLPSDKKMCYASTDVHKPVRYGTSLNHGTDKVLYWRDFIKHYANPISEWIHLWPSDPPSYKEKMGSYAKAVKILQKQLMEVVLESIGLNANYLHDDIEEGSQVMAVNCYPSCPEPDLALGMPPHTDYGTLTILNQSHQGLEIMDQDNVWHSVPFLQGALIVQLGDQFEIMSNGRYKSIPHRATLNLETKRMSIASIHSMKIEKKVGPAPDLVDEQHPIAYKEGSFREFLDHISSKSLSECKYIDTLKT